A region from the Triticum urartu cultivar G1812 chromosome 1, Tu2.1, whole genome shotgun sequence genome encodes:
- the LOC125530923 gene encoding ABC transporter F family member 4, producing the protein MSRKNASSAAGKKEKPPSVSAMLASMDKPAPNARPAPKPKSSKPTKAPPASSYMGDIDLPPSDDEEDEADVAAVTAKAKAKPARAAVDLNALAPSDKDAKKKDKREMMAAAAAEAAKREALRDDRDAFSVVIGARVPGSAADGDAAVDGNIKDIVLDNFSVSARGKELLKGASLRISHGRRYGLVGPNGMGKSTLLKLLSWRQVPVPKNIDVLLVEQEIVGDDRSATEAVVAANEELTALRVEQAKLEASNDPDDNEKLAEVYEKLNLCDSDAARARASKILAGLGFDQAMQARSTKSFSGGWRMRISLARALFMQPTLLLLDEPTNHLDLRAVLWLEQYLCSQWKKTLIVVSHDRDFLNTVCNDIIHLHDKSLHVYRGNFDDFESGYEQKRKEMNKKFELYEKQMKAARKTGSKAAQDKVKGQAMSKAHKEVAKGKGKGKNVANDDDNVKPADLPQKWLDYKVEFHFPEPTLLTPPLLQLIEVGFSYPNRPDFKLSDVDVGIDMGTRVAIVGPNGAGKSTLLNLLAGDLTPAEGEARRSQKLRIGRYSQHFVDLLTMEENAVQYLLRLHPDQEGMSKAEAVRAKLGKFGLPGHNHLTPIVKLSGGQKARVVFTSISMSHPHILLLDEPTNHLDMQSIDALADALDEFTGGVVLVSHDSRLISRVCADEQKSQIWVVEDGTVSKYDGSFEDYKDELMAEIKKEVEE; encoded by the coding sequence atgagTCGCAAAAAcgcctcctccgccgccggcaagaaggagaAGCCCCCGTCCGTGTCCGCCATGCTAGCTTCGATGGACAAGCCGGCGCCCAACGCCAGGCCTGCGCCGAAACCCAAGTCCTCCAAGCCCACCAAGGCGCCGCCCGCGTCCTCCTACATGGGCGACATCGACCTGCCCCCGTCCGATGACGAGGAGGACGAGGCCGACGTCGCCGCCGTCACCGCCAAGGCCAAGGCCAAGCCGGCCCGCGCCGCCGTCGACCTCAACGCCCTCGCGCCCTCCGACAAGGAcgcgaagaagaaggacaagCGCGAGAtgatggcggcggcggccgccgaggccgccaagcgGGAGGCGCTCCGCGACGACCGCGACGCCTTCTCCGTTGTCATCGGCGCCCGCGTCCCCGGATCCGCCGCCGACGGCGACGCCGCCGTCGACGGGAACATCAAGGACATCGTGCTCGACAACTTCTCCGTCTCCGCGCGAGGGAAGGAGCTGCTCAAGGGCGCCTCGCTCCGGATCTCGCACGGTCGCCGGTATGGTCTCGTGGGGCCCAACGGCATGGGCAAATCTACCCTCCTGAAGCTGCTCTCCTGGCGGCAGGTGCCCGTGCCCAAGAACATCGATGTGCTGCTTGTGGAGCAGGAGATTGTTGGTGATGACCGTTCAGCAACAGAGGCTGTGGTTGCGGCCAACGAAGAGCTGACGGCTCTCCGGGTTGAGCAGGCGAAGCTTGAGGCCTCCAACGACCCTGATGACAATGAGAAGCTTGCCGAGGTGTACGAGAAGCTCAATCTGTGTGACTCGGATGCTGCTCGTGCCCGCGCGTCCAAGATCCTCGCGGGGCTGGGTTTTGATCAGGCGATGCAGGCAAGGTCCACAAAGTCATTCAGTGGTGGCTGGAGGATGCGCATCTCGCTTGCCCGTGCTCTCTTCATGCAGCCAACGTTACTGCTGCTTGATGAGCCTACCAACCATTTGGACCTCCGAGCTGTGCTTTGGTTGGAGCAGTACCTGTGCTCGCAGTGGAAGAAGACCCTAATTGTAGTCTCCCATGACCGGGACTTCTTGAACACTGTGTGCAATGATATCATACATCTGCATGATAAGAGTCTGCATGTTTACCGTGGTAATTTTGATGACTTTGAGAGTGGGTATGAGCAGAAGAGGAAGGAGATGAATAAGAAGTTTGAGCTGTATGAAAAGCAGATGAAAGCAGCAAGGAAGACTGGGAGCAAGGCTGCACAAGATAAGGTTAAAGGCCAGGCGATGTCAAAGGCCCATAAAGAAGTTGCCAAGgggaagggcaagggaaagaatgTGGCTAATGATGATGATAATGTGAAGCCAGCGGATCTGCCACAGAAGTGGCTTGACTACAAAGTTGAGTTCCACTTCCCAGAGCCTACTTTGCTCACACCACCCCTCCTTCAGCTCATTGAGGTGGGTTTCAGCTACCCCAACAGGCCAGACTTCAAGTTATCAGATGTTGATGTTGGCATTGACATGGGAACACGTGTTGCCATTGTTGGGCCCAATGGGGCAGGAAAGTCTACTCTTCTAAATTTACTTGCTGGTGATCTTACCCCAGCTGAAGGAGAGGCAAGAAGGAGCCAGAAGCTCAGGATTGGACGATACTCACAGCATTTTGTTGACTTGCTGACGATGGAGGAAAATGCGGTTCAGTATCTGCTCAGGCTCCACCCAGACCAGGAGGGAATGAGCAAAGCGGAGGCTGTCCGTGCCAAGCTTGGAAAATTTGGCTTGCCAGGCCACAACCATCTTACTCCCATTGTTAAATTATCTGGTGGTCAGAAGGCCCGTGTTGTGTTCACATCGATATCAATGTCGCATCCTCACATTCTCCTACTGGATGAACCTACAAATCACTTGGACATGCAAAGTATTGATGCTTTGGCAGATGCTCTGGATGAGTTCACTGGAGGTGTGGTCTTGGTTAGCCATGACTCGCGGTTGATATCTCGAGTTTGTGCCGATGAGCAGAAGAGCCAGATATGGGTTGTGGAGGATGGCACAGTGAGTAAATATGATGGCTCGTTTGAGGATTACAAGGATGAACTAATGGCAGAAATAAAGAAGGAAGTCGAAGAGTAA